The genomic stretch TCCTGGTTGACCTTCTAGTGGCCGAGCATACCACATCATATGCACGACTTGCAACCTTGCTGCACTTCAAGCCGTTTCTGGCATAATCAATATATGGGGACTGCAAAGCACGCCCTGGTCGTGCTGGCCTCCTAGGCGGAGGTTGATACGCAGGTGTGTGTGAAGTGCTGGGAGCAGATTGTAGACCATAGGTTGTAGCTGATGTTGTCTTTTCAACTCTTGTTGGCTTCCTTTCTGAATGTTCAATTGGGTTATCTGTAGGTACAGGAGTTTGCTTAACTGCACTGCTAGAAAGTAACTTATCTGTCCTATTCCTTTCTATATCTTCAATTTGGGCATCAAGTTCTTTAAATTGTTCTTCACTTAAATTGTCCCAAAAATAATCATCATCATATTTCCTTGCGTTCCTTTCTGAATTACATTCACTTGGCTTTGATGGTGGACGTTCACGGGGTGTGGGAAAATCAATGAATCTCATAATGTCCATTGGTGGGGGATCAAAATCCCATTTAGAGTGCTTTTCTGATTTTTCTTTGTTTTCCACAACACTAGCAGAAGGAGGGAGCCTTTAGCCATGAAAAAAGAACAAAAAATTAGTGTTAGTACTGTTGTGTTACTAGAAAAAAACTTGATTTAAAAACAATGACAAAAAAATGCTATCTATTCATAGTTGCAATACTATCTCTCCATAGTCGAGCAATTTTATTCAAATGACATAACAAAGGAGTGATACTAGTGTAGGTGACCATTTAACACATAAACACAACTGACCCATAAAGTATGAAAaaatagacaaaaaaaaatataatttctACCAAATTACAAATAACTTGCCTCACTAATAAATATTAAGTTGCTTAACACAAAAAAATATATCCCATTTACCTCAGCCTTTCCCTTCTTGATTGAGAAGGAACAACTTCTAGTGGTGTTGGTTCTGATTCCCTTGAATCACCAGCCGGTGCATCAACTTTAGTGTGCTTTTTTGATTTTTCATTCTTTTCCACAACACTAGCAGGAGGAGGGAGCCTTTAGCcatgaaaaaaaacaaaaaaaagggctTAGTACTGTTATGTTACTAGAAAAAAACTTGATTTAAAAACAAGGACAAAAAATGCTATCTGCTCATAGTTGCAAATACTATCTCTCCATAGTCGATCAACTCATTGAAGTGACATAACAAAAAGATTGATACTAGTATAGGTGACCATTTAACACAGAAACGCGGCTGCCCCATAAGTATAAAAATagacacacaaaaaaaattgcTACCAAATTACAAATAACTTGCCTCACTACTAATATTAACTTGCTTAATAACTAAAATTGCACGCATATTTTAAAAGTGGTTCTCTACTACTCATAAACACTTAGAAACACATGCACCAAAATGCATTGTTTTAGGATTCATCTAGCCTGTTGCACACTCCAGCTTTCCTGCAACAgaaaaaagttggcaaaaataaATCAACTTTGGTGTCAACTTTACTATAACAACATGGCAGAAAAAAGCGTGTGGAGCTAGAAAAATGTAATTTTTTGTGTGGGGTGGGGTAGGAAGCAGAGGTGCAAatatttattcaaaaaaattacTGAAAAAATCAATCCAATAGAAACTGTAACATACTtaacacaaaaaaaatatatctcaTTTACCTCAGCCTTTCCCTTCTTGATTGAGAAGGAACAACTTCTAGTGGTGTTGGTTCTGTTTCCCTTGAATCACCAGCCGGTGGATCAACTTTGTTGGTTGCATCATCCTCACCAGAGACACCCTCATCCTCTAGCTCCACTTCTTTGGCCACCTCCTCATCCTCTAGCTCCACTTCTTTGTCC from Sorghum bicolor cultivar BTx623 chromosome 3, Sorghum_bicolor_NCBIv3, whole genome shotgun sequence encodes the following:
- the LOC8057512 gene encoding uncharacterized protein LOC8057512 gives rise to the protein MEDEDEDEDEEDEEVDKEVELEDEEVAKEVELEDEGVSGEDDATNKVDPPAGDSRETEPTPLEVVPSQSRRERLRLPPPASVVEKNEKSKKHTKVDAPAGDSRESEPTPLEVVPSQSRRERLRLPPSASVVENKEKSEKHSKWDFDPPPMDIMRFIDFPTPRERPPSKPSECNSERNARKYDDDYFWDNLSEEQFKELDAQIEDIERNRTDKLLSSSAVKQTPVPTDNPIEHSERKPTRVEKTTSATTYGLQSAPSTSHTPAYQPPPRRPARPGRALQSPYIDYARNGLKCSKVASRAYDVVCSATRRSTRSSSQSSSQGDEIIISYPDYYVSLKHLSESVKPGGKLFNTVAEIAIYALKDRKAKIPVKQILPLRIASFLQDGILDNGEINCAFQRSLHHLDRSQLVMFPVLQNIRFKRLDRTVGHFFLLVLNLREERFEVLDSMRSLADINLKTCCNNLITAIKELWRKHYPNSRKNIDKYQLIDINVPLQSNNHDCGFHMLMHCEHWNGINMPEFKEKDMPTIRKMLTYKWLQHPENNIAWRCKMNIC